The following proteins are co-located in the Mesorhizobium australicum WSM2073 genome:
- a CDS encoding MIP family channel protein has translation MKIYLAEVLGTFLLVFIGTASVVTGGFGGALPLGQEGIGLAFGIGLIAAAYAIGPISGAHLNPAVTLGVFLAGRLPAKDVIPYWIAQIIGAIIASLALWIIVSGQTGGHTGGFGANGWDETKWGMSSAFLWELIGTFTFVTVILGVTAEKHSTAFAGLVIGLTLAGIHFAMIPVTGTSVNPARSIGPALFTGGAALSQLWLFIVAPLIGGAIAGVVAKARVFEKD, from the coding sequence ATGAAGATTTATCTGGCGGAAGTTCTAGGCACATTTCTGTTGGTGTTCATCGGTACGGCGTCCGTGGTGACGGGGGGCTTCGGCGGCGCGCTGCCGCTTGGCCAGGAAGGCATCGGTCTGGCATTCGGCATCGGCCTCATCGCGGCGGCCTATGCGATCGGCCCGATTTCGGGCGCGCATCTCAATCCGGCGGTGACGCTCGGCGTGTTCCTGGCTGGCCGGCTGCCGGCCAAGGACGTCATCCCCTATTGGATCGCGCAGATCATCGGTGCCATCATCGCCTCGCTGGCGTTGTGGATCATCGTTTCCGGCCAGACCGGCGGCCATACCGGCGGCTTCGGCGCCAATGGCTGGGACGAGACGAAATGGGGCATGAGCTCGGCGTTCCTGTGGGAGCTGATCGGCACCTTCACCTTCGTCACGGTGATCCTTGGCGTTACCGCTGAAAAACACTCGACGGCGTTTGCCGGCCTGGTCATCGGCCTGACGCTAGCGGGCATTCACTTCGCCATGATCCCGGTCACCGGTACCTCGGTCAATCCGGCGCGCTCGATCGGCCCGGCGCTGTTTACCGGCGGTGCCGCACTCAGCCAGCTCTGGTTGTTCATCGTCGCACCGCTGATCGGCGGCGCCATTGCCGGCGTCGTCGCCAAGGCGCGTGTCTTCGAGAAGGATTGA
- the katG gene encoding catalase/peroxidase HPI, which produces MDAKTDDSSAGKCPVAHGSAGRTNRDWWPNQLDLGVLHQQSNLSDPMGEDFDYAKEFASLDLDAVIKDLHQVMTDSQDWWPADFGHYGPLFIRMAWHSAGTYRIGDGRGGAGAGQQRFAPLNSWPDNANLDKARRLLWPVKQKYGRKISWADLLILTGNVALESMGFKTFGFAGGRADVWEPEQDVDWGSETKWLGDERYSGDRELRGHLGAVQMGLIYVNPEGPNGKPDPLASARDIRETFARMAMNDEETVALIAGGHTFGKTHGAGDASLVGAEPEGAGIEAQGLGWSSKHASGIAGDAITSGLEVTWTTTPTKWSNNFFDNLFNFEWELTKSPAGAHQWTPKGGAGAGTVPDAHNPSKHHAPAMLTTDLALRADPAYEKVSRRFHEHPDQFADAFARAWFKLTHRDMGPAVRYLGPLVPKEELIWQDPIPALDHELVSEQDIASLKAKIVASGLSVSELVSTAWASASTFRNSDKRGGANGARIRLAPQKDWEVNQPAELSKVLARLEGIQTEFNTAQTGDKKVSLADLIVLGGVAAVEKAAKDGGNDVKVPFTPGRMDASQEQTDVHSFAALEPKVDGFRNYVRGKQPMSVEAMLVDRAQLLGLTAPELTVLVGGLRVLGANTGHSKHGVFTDRPGRLTNDFFVNLLSMSTVWDPAAGSVPGSEEVYEARDRKTKAVRWTGTRADLIFGSHAQLRALAEVYGSADAGQKFARDFVAAWTKVMNADRFDIAA; this is translated from the coding sequence ATGGACGCGAAAACCGACGACAGCAGCGCGGGCAAATGCCCTGTCGCGCATGGATCCGCCGGCCGGACCAACCGTGACTGGTGGCCGAACCAGCTTGACCTTGGCGTTCTCCATCAGCAGTCGAACCTGTCGGACCCGATGGGCGAGGACTTCGACTATGCCAAGGAATTCGCCAGCCTCGATCTCGATGCGGTCATCAAGGACCTGCACCAAGTGATGACGGATTCGCAGGATTGGTGGCCCGCCGACTTCGGCCATTACGGGCCGCTGTTCATCCGCATGGCCTGGCACAGCGCCGGCACCTACCGCATCGGTGATGGCCGCGGCGGTGCCGGAGCCGGCCAGCAGCGTTTCGCGCCGCTCAACAGCTGGCCTGACAACGCCAATCTCGACAAGGCGCGCCGCCTGCTCTGGCCGGTCAAGCAGAAATATGGCCGCAAGATTTCCTGGGCCGACCTGTTGATCCTCACCGGCAACGTCGCGCTGGAATCGATGGGCTTCAAGACCTTCGGCTTCGCCGGCGGCCGCGCCGACGTCTGGGAGCCCGAGCAGGACGTGGACTGGGGTTCGGAAACCAAGTGGCTGGGCGACGAGCGCTACTCGGGCGATCGTGAGCTTCGCGGCCATCTCGGCGCCGTGCAGATGGGCCTGATCTACGTCAATCCGGAAGGGCCGAACGGCAAGCCCGATCCGCTGGCCTCGGCCCGTGATATCCGGGAAACCTTCGCGCGCATGGCGATGAACGACGAAGAAACCGTGGCGCTGATTGCCGGCGGCCACACTTTCGGCAAGACCCACGGCGCCGGCGATGCCTCGCTGGTGGGCGCGGAGCCGGAAGGTGCCGGCATCGAGGCGCAGGGCCTCGGCTGGTCGAGCAAACATGCGTCAGGCATTGCCGGCGACGCCATCACCTCGGGTCTCGAAGTCACCTGGACCACGACGCCGACCAAGTGGAGCAACAACTTCTTCGACAATCTGTTCAATTTCGAATGGGAGCTGACGAAGAGCCCGGCGGGCGCCCATCAGTGGACGCCGAAGGGTGGCGCCGGTGCCGGCACGGTGCCGGATGCGCACAACCCCTCGAAGCATCACGCGCCGGCCATGCTGACCACCGACCTCGCGCTGCGGGCCGACCCGGCCTATGAGAAGGTCTCGCGGCGTTTCCATGAACATCCGGATCAGTTCGCCGATGCCTTCGCCCGCGCCTGGTTCAAGCTGACCCACCGCGACATGGGTCCGGCGGTGCGCTATCTCGGCCCGTTGGTGCCCAAGGAAGAGCTGATCTGGCAGGACCCGATCCCGGCGCTCGACCATGAACTGGTCAGCGAGCAGGACATCGCATCGCTGAAGGCCAAGATCGTGGCCTCGGGCCTGTCTGTTTCCGAACTGGTCTCGACGGCCTGGGCCTCGGCTTCGACCTTCCGCAACTCCGACAAGCGCGGCGGCGCCAATGGCGCACGCATCCGGCTGGCGCCGCAGAAGGACTGGGAAGTCAATCAGCCGGCCGAACTGTCGAAGGTGCTTGCCAGGCTCGAAGGCATCCAGACGGAGTTCAACACCGCGCAGACCGGCGACAAGAAGGTCTCGCTGGCCGACCTGATCGTGCTCGGCGGTGTCGCCGCGGTCGAGAAGGCCGCCAAGGATGGCGGCAACGACGTGAAGGTGCCGTTCACGCCCGGCCGCATGGATGCATCGCAGGAGCAGACGGACGTCCACTCCTTTGCCGCGCTCGAGCCGAAAGTCGACGGCTTCCGCAACTATGTCAGGGGCAAGCAGCCCATGTCGGTTGAAGCCATGCTGGTCGACCGCGCGCAGTTGCTGGGCCTGACGGCGCCGGAACTGACGGTGCTTGTTGGGGGCTTGCGGGTGCTCGGCGCCAACACCGGGCACTCAAAGCACGGCGTGTTCACCGACAGGCCGGGTAGGCTGACCAACGACTTTTTCGTCAACCTGCTCAGCATGAGCACGGTCTGGGATCCGGCTGCCGGTTCTGTTCCGGGTTCGGAAGAAGTGTACGAAGCGCGCGACCGCAAAACCAAGGCAGTCAGGTGGACCGGCACCCGTGCCGACCTGATCTTCGGTTCGCATGCGCAGCTGCGGGCATTGGCCGAGGTCTACGGATCGGCGGACGCCGGGCAGAAATTCGCCCGAGATTTCGTTGCGGCATGGACCAAGGTGATGAACGCTGACCGCTTTGACATCGCGGCCTGA
- a CDS encoding TspO/MBR family protein, whose translation MQRYLSLLLFLVLVLGGGLLIGFATLPGAWYASLAKPSFNPPNWIFAPAWTLLYVLIAVAGWRTWLRDPAGTAMKIWGAQLVLNFVWSPIIFGAKMMGPALVIIVLLLAVIALFIASVWTRDRLAAWLFVPYAAWVAFATLLNASLLWLN comes from the coding sequence TTGCAAAGATATCTGTCGCTTCTGCTGTTCCTCGTCCTGGTGCTGGGCGGAGGCCTGCTGATCGGTTTCGCCACCTTGCCAGGTGCCTGGTATGCATCGCTGGCCAAGCCTTCCTTCAATCCGCCCAACTGGATTTTCGCGCCTGCCTGGACACTGCTCTATGTGCTGATCGCCGTGGCCGGCTGGCGGACATGGTTGCGGGACCCGGCCGGCACCGCGATGAAGATCTGGGGCGCTCAGCTCGTCCTGAATTTCGTGTGGTCGCCAATCATCTTCGGCGCAAAAATGATGGGGCCTGCTCTGGTCATCATCGTGCTTCTTCTGGCCGTCATCGCGCTGTTTATCGCAAGCGTCTGGACCCGCGATCGGCTCGCCGCCTGGCTTTTCGTGCCCTACGCGGCGTGGGTGGCGTTCGCCACCTTGCTCAACGCCTCGCTTCTTTGGCTGAACTAG
- a CDS encoding hydrogen peroxide-inducible genes activator gives MIGLTVRQMHYFDALAQTLHFGRAAKLAGVSQPALSSQIAEMEQRLNCRLFERGGKSVRMTDEAIALLPRIERILADIRDVETTARRGRTAMEGRFRLGIIPTVAPYLLPRALPELKKHFPALLLELREAVTTSLVEDTASRKLDAFIAALPLDHPGLITEALFPDRFFLAVPSDDPAFASPPVPPESPALERLMLLEEGHCLREQALAVCGNVRPVAMASYGATSLTTLLQMVAHGLGVTLIPEMATGPAGTIPDLKIVPFQEPMPQRMICLAWRRNNARHGECVELAKIIRGLGPALLAA, from the coding sequence ATGATCGGACTGACAGTTCGCCAGATGCATTATTTCGACGCGCTGGCGCAGACGCTGCATTTCGGGCGTGCGGCGAAACTTGCCGGTGTCAGCCAGCCGGCGCTGTCCTCGCAGATCGCCGAAATGGAGCAACGGCTGAACTGCCGGCTGTTCGAACGCGGCGGCAAGTCGGTGCGCATGACGGACGAGGCGATCGCCCTGTTGCCGCGTATCGAGCGCATCCTGGCTGACATACGTGACGTGGAAACGACGGCCCGGCGCGGCCGCACGGCCATGGAGGGACGCTTCCGGCTGGGCATCATCCCGACTGTCGCGCCCTATCTTCTGCCACGCGCCTTGCCCGAACTGAAGAAGCATTTCCCGGCCTTGCTGCTCGAATTGCGCGAGGCGGTCACCACCTCCCTGGTCGAAGACACCGCATCGCGAAAACTCGACGCCTTCATCGCGGCACTTCCGCTCGACCATCCAGGACTGATCACCGAGGCGCTCTTTCCCGACCGGTTCTTCCTGGCCGTGCCGTCGGACGATCCGGCCTTTGCCTCGCCGCCGGTTCCACCCGAGAGCCCGGCGCTGGAAAGACTGATGCTGCTGGAAGAAGGCCATTGCCTGCGCGAACAGGCGCTGGCCGTCTGCGGCAATGTGCGGCCGGTGGCGATGGCAAGCTATGGCGCGACCAGCCTGACCACGCTCCTGCAGATGGTGGCGCACGGGCTCGGCGTCACGCTCATCCCCGAAATGGCGACCGGCCCCGCCGGCACCATCCCCGACCTCAAGATCGTGCCGTTCCAGGAACCGATGCCGCAGCGCATGATCTGCCTGGCCTGGCGACGCAACAATGCGCGGCACGGGGAATGCGTCGAGCTAGCCAAGATTATACGGGGGCTAGGCCCAGCGCTGTTGGCGGCCTGA
- a CDS encoding 5'-methylthioadenosine/S-adenosylhomocysteine nucleosidase (Enables the cleavage of the glycosidic bond in both 5'-methylthioadenosine and S-adenosylhomocysteine), protein MTGNVVRIGGKDVLFVMAARAEYGQHLQRLFTPLMTGVGPVEAGVRLGAELSWLKSDKALPDLVVSLGSAGSRTLEQTEIYQAVSVSYRDIDASPLGFEKGATPFLDLPVIVPLPLRIPEIKEATLSTGGAVITGAAYEAIAADMVDMETFACLRACQLFDIPLIGLRGISDGAADLRHVGDWTEYLHVIDEKLADAVMRLEQAIGSGLLRPDSPGDEAIPL, encoded by the coding sequence ATGACTGGCAACGTCGTGCGCATTGGCGGCAAGGATGTCCTCTTCGTCATGGCGGCGCGGGCCGAATATGGCCAGCATCTGCAGCGACTGTTCACGCCGCTGATGACGGGTGTGGGCCCGGTCGAGGCCGGCGTCAGGCTGGGCGCCGAACTGTCCTGGTTGAAGTCGGACAAGGCATTGCCCGATCTGGTGGTATCGCTCGGCTCTGCTGGCAGCCGGACCCTGGAGCAGACCGAAATCTACCAGGCCGTCTCCGTCAGCTATCGCGACATCGATGCCTCGCCGCTGGGCTTCGAAAAAGGCGCGACGCCGTTTCTCGACCTGCCGGTGATCGTACCGTTGCCGTTGCGTATTCCCGAAATCAAGGAGGCGACACTGTCGACCGGCGGCGCCGTCATTACCGGCGCGGCGTACGAAGCGATCGCCGCCGACATGGTCGACATGGAGACCTTCGCCTGCTTGCGCGCCTGTCAGCTTTTCGACATCCCGCTCATCGGGCTGCGCGGTATTTCCGACGGCGCGGCTGATCTCAGGCACGTCGGCGACTGGACCGAATATCTGCACGTCATCGATGAAAAGCTGGCCGACGCCGTCATGCGGCTCGAACAGGCGATCGGTTCGGGCTTGCTCCGGCCGGATTCACCTGGTGACGAGGCGATACCGCTCTGA
- a CDS encoding RsmB/NOP family class I SAM-dependent RNA methyltransferase yields MRLGGRLAAAIEVLEDIGRRHRPVADALKDWGLSHRFAGGGDRAAIGNIVYDALRRKRSAGWLLGEDTPRAIGFGALLLEWSQTAQSLNAALEGDKFAPPLLSATELQAMAERRLADAPPAVRADIPDWCEPLFERAFGETWVEEGAALATRPPLDIRVNTLQANRAKVLAELAQTGASAARIAPYGIRIPPIDGDGRHPNVQAEPAFQKGWFEVQDEGSQIAAALAGATAGMQVLDFCAGAGGKTLALSAAMDNHGQIFAHDAEKARLAPIFDRIRRSENRNVQVTTKPAELAPLTGHMDIVLVDAPCTGSGTWRRRPDAKWRLTQRQLDARKGEQATILDAARTYVKPGGLLVYVTCSVFDEENGEQIAAFRERHGGFAPVDHRQLWDSRFPGHTAAMRIGALGGISLSPALSGTDGFYFCALRRAN; encoded by the coding sequence ATGCGACTGGGCGGACGGCTGGCTGCGGCCATTGAAGTGCTGGAGGACATTGGTCGGCGTCACCGGCCGGTGGCCGACGCGCTGAAGGATTGGGGCCTGTCCCATCGCTTCGCCGGCGGTGGGGATCGCGCCGCGATCGGCAACATCGTCTACGACGCGCTGCGCCGCAAGCGCTCCGCCGGCTGGTTGCTGGGCGAAGACACGCCGCGTGCCATCGGCTTCGGGGCGCTGCTGCTCGAATGGAGCCAGACGGCGCAGTCGCTCAACGCAGCGCTCGAAGGTGACAAATTCGCGCCGCCGCTGCTGAGCGCCACGGAACTCCAGGCAATGGCGGAACGCCGGCTTGCCGACGCGCCGCCCGCTGTTCGCGCCGACATTCCCGATTGGTGCGAACCGCTTTTCGAGCGAGCCTTCGGCGAGACATGGGTCGAGGAGGGCGCGGCGCTCGCCACACGTCCGCCGCTCGACATCCGGGTCAACACGCTGCAGGCCAATCGCGCCAAGGTGTTGGCCGAACTCGCGCAGACCGGTGCCAGTGCCGCACGGATCGCACCCTACGGCATCCGCATCCCGCCGATCGACGGTGACGGCCGGCATCCGAACGTGCAAGCCGAGCCGGCCTTTCAGAAAGGCTGGTTCGAGGTCCAGGACGAGGGGTCGCAAATTGCGGCGGCGCTTGCCGGCGCGACGGCTGGCATGCAGGTGCTCGATTTCTGCGCCGGCGCAGGCGGCAAGACGCTGGCGTTGTCGGCGGCGATGGACAACCACGGTCAAATCTTCGCTCACGATGCCGAAAAGGCGCGGCTGGCGCCAATCTTCGACCGCATTCGCCGCTCGGAAAACCGCAATGTGCAGGTCACCACCAAGCCGGCCGAGCTTGCCCCATTGACCGGCCACATGGACATCGTGCTGGTCGACGCGCCCTGCACCGGCAGCGGCACCTGGCGGCGGCGTCCCGACGCCAAATGGCGGCTGACGCAGAGACAGCTTGATGCCCGCAAGGGCGAGCAGGCGACGATCCTCGATGCCGCCAGAACCTACGTCAAACCCGGTGGCCTGCTGGTCTACGTAACCTGCTCCGTGTTCGACGAGGAGAACGGTGAACAAATCGCCGCGTTTCGCGAGCGGCACGGCGGCTTTGCCCCGGTCGATCATCGCCAGCTCTGGGACAGCCGTTTTCCCGGCCATACCGCCGCGATGCGTATCGGTGCCCTGGGTGGCATTTCGCTCTCGCCGGCGTTGAGCGGCACAGACGGATTTTATTTTTGCGCCTTGCGCCGGGCGAACTGA
- a CDS encoding tyrosine-type recombinase/integrase — MLTDIALKKLKSKDKIYKVADRDGMYATVAPTGRISFRYDYRVNGRRETVTLGRYGEGGISLAEARDRCLAARKMVATGKSPAQEKQRDKRRLSATATFGDAGRVWFKEAKMADSTRSMRKAVFDRDILPIWDKRLLTEITSDDLRALCAKVRDRGAPATAIHVRDIVKQVYGYAILHGERIANPADEVGPASIATFEAKDRALSPAEIRIMLKELESVPTLPTIRLGLKLILLTMVRKSELLGATWDEVDFENAVWSIPKERMKRKKPHNVYLSRQSLDIMIALKTCAANSRYVLPSRYDADEPMSRATFNRITMAIVDCAKKQDLPLAPFTVHDLRRTGSTLLNEIGFNRDWIEKCLAHEDSRSSRGVYNKAEYEPQRRHMLQEWADMIEAWAAGNKHAPTLQPISGAAVILDPI, encoded by the coding sequence ATGCTCACAGACATCGCACTTAAGAAGCTGAAATCAAAAGATAAAATATACAAGGTTGCTGATCGTGACGGTATGTACGCGACCGTGGCTCCCACAGGGCGAATATCGTTCCGATACGACTACCGAGTGAATGGTCGGCGAGAGACGGTGACGCTGGGCCGCTATGGTGAGGGAGGCATTTCGCTAGCAGAGGCGCGTGACCGCTGTCTTGCCGCACGAAAAATGGTGGCAACCGGAAAATCGCCTGCCCAGGAAAAGCAGCGTGACAAGCGGCGCCTGTCTGCGACGGCTACGTTCGGCGATGCCGGCAGAGTATGGTTTAAAGAGGCGAAGATGGCGGACAGCACGCGCTCGATGCGCAAAGCCGTCTTCGATCGAGACATCTTGCCGATTTGGGATAAAAGACTCCTGACAGAAATCACGTCGGACGACTTGCGGGCGCTCTGCGCAAAAGTCAGGGACCGTGGCGCACCAGCAACGGCCATTCATGTCCGGGATATTGTTAAACAGGTCTATGGTTATGCCATTCTGCACGGCGAGAGGATCGCCAATCCGGCGGACGAGGTAGGACCGGCGTCGATAGCCACGTTCGAGGCGAAAGACCGGGCGTTGTCACCCGCAGAAATTCGAATCATGCTGAAGGAGTTGGAAAGTGTGCCGACTTTGCCAACCATTCGGCTGGGCCTAAAGCTGATCCTGCTCACGATGGTTCGGAAAAGTGAGCTTCTGGGCGCGACGTGGGATGAGGTAGACTTCGAGAACGCGGTATGGAGCATTCCCAAAGAGCGAATGAAGCGGAAGAAGCCCCACAACGTCTACCTGTCCCGCCAGTCCCTCGACATTATGATTGCGCTCAAGACTTGCGCTGCGAACTCTCGATACGTGCTTCCATCTCGCTATGACGCCGATGAGCCTATGTCGCGCGCGACTTTCAATCGGATTACCATGGCGATTGTGGACTGCGCAAAAAAACAAGACCTGCCGCTTGCTCCCTTTACGGTGCACGATTTACGTCGGACCGGCTCCACGCTCCTAAACGAGATCGGATTCAATCGCGACTGGATCGAAAAATGCCTTGCCCACGAAGACAGTCGCTCCTCCCGCGGCGTCTATAACAAGGCGGAATACGAACCGCAGCGGCGCCACATGCTGCAGGAATGGGCCGACATGATTGAAGCGTGGGCGGCTGGCAATAAACACGCACCCACACTGCAGCCGATTTCCGGGGCGGCCGTCATCCTCGATCCCATTTGA
- the guaA gene encoding glutamine-hydrolyzing GMP synthase, translating into MTTANHTDTVLIVDFGSQFTQLIARRIREAGVFSEIVPFQSAEAAFKRINPKAVILSGGPASTSDIGSPRAPQIVFDAGVPVLGICYGQMAMCVQMGGVAESSNHREFGRAFVEIEKDSPLFEGLWATGQRHQVWMSHGDRVIALPPGFEVFGKSESSPFAIFGNVERRMYGIMFHPEVVHTPDGARLLRNFVHNIAGIEGDWTMRAYREHAVEAIRKQVGKGKVICALSGGVDSSVAALLIHEAVGDQLTCILVDHGLMRKDEAAGVVAMFRQHYNLPLILVDASEKFISALEGESDPEKKRKTIGRLFIEVFEDEAKKLGGADFLAQGTLYPDVIESVSFTGGPSVTIKSHHNVGGLPERMNMQLVEPLRELFKDEVRALGKELGLPESFIGRHPFPGPGLAIRCPGGITREKLEILREADAIYLDEIRKAGLYDAIWQAFAVLLPVQTVGVMGDGRTYEFVCALRAVTSVDGMTADFYHYDMAFLGAAATRIINEVRGINRVVYDVTSKPPGTIEWE; encoded by the coding sequence ATGACGACAGCCAATCACACCGACACCGTCCTGATTGTCGATTTCGGCAGCCAGTTTACGCAGCTCATCGCCCGCCGCATCCGCGAGGCCGGCGTGTTTTCCGAGATCGTGCCGTTCCAGTCGGCCGAGGCGGCATTCAAGCGCATCAACCCGAAAGCGGTCATCCTGTCCGGCGGCCCGGCTTCGACGTCCGATATCGGCAGCCCGCGCGCGCCGCAGATCGTCTTCGATGCCGGCGTGCCTGTGCTTGGCATCTGCTATGGCCAGATGGCCATGTGCGTGCAGATGGGTGGCGTCGCCGAAAGCTCCAACCATCGCGAATTCGGCCGCGCCTTTGTCGAGATCGAGAAGGACAGCCCGCTATTCGAGGGCCTGTGGGCCACAGGCCAGCGCCATCAGGTGTGGATGAGTCATGGCGATCGCGTCATCGCCCTGCCGCCTGGCTTCGAGGTGTTCGGCAAATCGGAAAGCTCGCCCTTCGCCATCTTCGGCAATGTCGAACGCAGGATGTACGGCATCATGTTCCACCCCGAGGTGGTGCATACGCCGGATGGTGCGAGGCTGCTCAGGAACTTCGTCCACAACATCGCCGGCATCGAAGGCGACTGGACGATGCGCGCCTATCGCGAGCACGCGGTCGAGGCGATCCGCAAGCAGGTCGGCAAGGGCAAGGTCATCTGCGCGCTGTCGGGCGGCGTGGATTCCTCGGTGGCGGCGCTGCTCATCCACGAGGCGGTCGGCGACCAGCTGACCTGCATCCTCGTCGACCATGGCCTGATGCGCAAGGACGAGGCCGCTGGTGTGGTGGCGATGTTCCGCCAGCACTACAATCTGCCTTTGATCCTGGTCGACGCCTCGGAAAAATTCATCTCTGCGCTGGAAGGCGAGTCCGACCCGGAAAAGAAGCGCAAGACCATTGGCCGGTTGTTCATCGAAGTGTTCGAGGACGAGGCCAAGAAGCTCGGCGGCGCCGATTTCCTGGCGCAAGGCACGCTCTATCCCGACGTCATCGAGAGCGTCTCCTTCACCGGCGGCCCCTCCGTCACCATCAAGTCCCACCACAATGTCGGCGGCCTGCCCGAGCGCATGAACATGCAACTGGTCGAGCCGTTGCGCGAACTGTTCAAGGACGAGGTGAGGGCGCTGGGCAAGGAACTCGGCCTGCCCGAAAGCTTCATCGGACGCCATCCGTTCCCTGGCCCCGGCCTCGCCATCCGCTGCCCGGGCGGCATCACGCGGGAAAAGCTGGAGATCCTGCGCGAGGCCGATGCAATCTATCTCGACGAAATCCGCAAGGCCGGCCTCTATGACGCGATCTGGCAGGCCTTCGCCGTGCTGCTGCCGGTGCAGACTGTCGGCGTCATGGGCGACGGTCGCACCTACGAATTCGTCTGCGCGCTACGCGCCGTGACCTCCGTCGACGGCATGACGGCTGACTTCTACCACTACGACATGGCCTTCCTGGGCGCCGCCGCCACCCGCATCATCAATGAAGTCCGCGGCATCAACCGCGTGGTGTATGACGTCACGTCGAAGCCGCCTGGCACAATCGAGTGGGAATAA
- a CDS encoding amino acid ABC transporter ATP-binding protein: protein MVFARGVRKTYGQLEVLKGVDLDVPEGSVACIIGPSGSGKSTFLRCINHLEKLSGGILLVDSQFVGYDLQGDKLYEVKDDLLCRRRAEIGMLFQSFNLFSHMTVMENLIEAPTQVRRIPVDQAKTEAEVLLRRVGLADKVDRYPRELSGGQQQRVAIARALAMKPKVLLFDEPTSALDPELVGEVLQVMRDLAESGMTMVVVTHEVGFAREIGDQLVFMDGGVIVERGAPREMIANPVSPRTREFLSRVL from the coding sequence ATGGTGTTCGCGCGCGGCGTGCGCAAAACCTATGGCCAGCTTGAAGTTCTCAAAGGTGTCGACCTCGATGTACCGGAGGGATCGGTCGCCTGCATCATCGGCCCGTCGGGATCGGGCAAGAGCACGTTCCTGCGCTGCATCAACCATTTGGAAAAACTCAGCGGCGGCATCCTGCTCGTCGACAGCCAGTTCGTCGGCTACGACCTCCAGGGCGACAAGCTCTATGAGGTGAAGGACGATCTTCTGTGCCGGCGCCGCGCCGAGATCGGCATGCTGTTCCAGTCGTTCAACCTGTTCTCGCACATGACGGTGATGGAGAACCTGATCGAGGCGCCGACGCAGGTGCGGCGCATTCCAGTCGACCAGGCAAAGACCGAGGCGGAGGTGCTGCTGCGGCGTGTCGGCCTGGCCGATAAGGTAGACCGCTATCCCCGCGAACTGTCCGGGGGCCAGCAGCAGCGTGTCGCGATCGCGCGCGCCCTGGCGATGAAGCCCAAGGTGCTGCTCTTCGACGAGCCGACCTCGGCGCTGGATCCGGAACTGGTCGGCGAAGTCCTGCAGGTCATGCGCGACCTTGCCGAGAGCGGCATGACGATGGTCGTCGTCACCCACGAGGTCGGCTTTGCCCGCGAGATCGGCGACCAGCTCGTGTTCATGGACGGCGGCGTGATCGTCGAACGCGGCGCGCCGCGCGAGATGATCGCCAACCCGGTGTCGCCGCGCACCCGCGAGTTCCTGTCGCGGGTGCTGTAA
- a CDS encoding PaaI family thioesterase — translation MAAKIVPAPDYEDRVRASFARQQAMATIGAELTLVTPGIIEIEMPYSAALTQQHGFLHAGVISTALDSACGYAAFSLMPENSGVLTIEFKVNLLAPGRGERFLFRGSVTKPGRTIIVADGQAYAFAADGEAKLIATMTGTMMTVLGRDGIAG, via the coding sequence ATGGCAGCAAAGATCGTACCGGCTCCGGACTATGAGGATCGCGTCAGGGCGTCCTTCGCCCGCCAGCAGGCGATGGCGACGATCGGCGCCGAACTGACATTGGTGACCCCCGGCATCATCGAGATCGAGATGCCTTATTCGGCGGCGCTGACCCAGCAGCATGGGTTCCTGCATGCCGGCGTCATTTCGACGGCGCTGGACTCGGCTTGCGGCTATGCGGCGTTCTCGCTCATGCCGGAGAATTCCGGCGTGCTGACCATCGAATTCAAGGTCAACCTTCTGGCGCCGGGCCGGGGCGAGCGTTTTTTGTTCCGCGGTTCGGTGACCAAACCCGGCCGTACCATCATCGTTGCCGACGGCCAGGCCTATGCCTTCGCCGCCGACGGCGAGGCCAAGCTGATCGCCACCATGACCGGGACGATGATGACGGTGCTAGGCCGCGATGGTATCGCTGGGTGA